The following coding sequences lie in one Bacteroidota bacterium genomic window:
- a CDS encoding DUF885 domain-containing protein, which translates to MKKIYLAALVCFSIVSCGGDSQKAEIKTVTDMNPQFDKYKEQFIENLWKVYPGWASSLGYHKYDSVLIVPNEAARAKELAFAKANLDSLKLVDINGLSDNNKTDYYMIENQLKSIEWSINAFKSFEWNPTEYNVSGSFAELLNGNYDSLDVRLRNFYLKMTNIPAYYEAAKMNIKNPTTEHTLLAIEQNLGGISVFETDFHNALNKVHFGEHEKQSMEATAKQAIAAINDFAEWLKKLDNKTPRSFRLGKELYAQKFEYDIQSGYSADEIFEKALARKKELHEKMFELADKLWGKYMHSAQKPTDKLVLIKQIIDKISEKHVKPEEFQSAIEKQMPVLVNFIKEKDLIYIDPSKPLVVRREPDYMAGVAGASISAPGPYDKNGNTYYNVGSLAGWDKERAESYLREYNHYILQILNIHEAIPGHYTQLVYSNQSPSLIKAIFGNGAMVEGWAVYTERMMLESGYENSDEMWLMYYKWNLRTTCNTILDYSVHTKEMSKEAALNLLMNEAFQQKAEAEGKWRRVSVTQVQLCSYFTGYTEIYDFREELKKQAGEKFNLKQFHEKFLSYGSAPVKYIKDLMLNEMNKPAN; encoded by the coding sequence ATGAAAAAAATCTATTTAGCAGCCCTTGTTTGTTTTTCAATTGTCTCCTGTGGAGGCGATTCACAAAAAGCTGAAATAAAAACTGTAACGGATATGAATCCACAATTTGATAAATACAAAGAGCAGTTTATTGAGAATCTTTGGAAGGTTTATCCAGGCTGGGCAAGTAGCCTTGGGTACCACAAATATGACAGTGTGCTCATTGTACCGAATGAAGCTGCCAGAGCAAAAGAATTAGCTTTTGCAAAAGCCAATTTAGATTCGTTAAAATTAGTTGACATTAATGGACTATCCGACAATAATAAAACGGATTATTACATGATCGAAAACCAATTAAAATCAATTGAGTGGTCGATCAACGCTTTCAAATCCTTTGAATGGAACCCAACTGAATATAATGTTTCCGGCAGTTTCGCAGAACTCTTAAATGGCAACTATGATTCGTTAGACGTTCGTTTGCGGAATTTCTATTTAAAAATGACCAACATTCCTGCCTACTACGAAGCAGCAAAAATGAACATCAAAAATCCAACAACAGAGCATACGCTTTTGGCTATCGAACAAAACTTAGGAGGGATTTCAGTATTTGAAACCGATTTTCATAATGCGCTAAACAAAGTACATTTTGGTGAACACGAGAAACAATCAATGGAAGCAACAGCAAAACAAGCAATAGCAGCCATTAATGATTTTGCTGAATGGTTGAAAAAGTTAGATAACAAAACACCACGCAGTTTCCGTTTAGGAAAAGAATTGTATGCCCAAAAATTTGAATACGATATTCAAAGTGGCTATTCTGCAGACGAAATTTTTGAAAAAGCATTGGCACGTAAAAAAGAACTGCATGAAAAAATGTTTGAGCTGGCCGACAAACTTTGGGGAAAATACATGCATAGTGCTCAGAAGCCAACAGACAAATTGGTTTTAATAAAACAAATAATCGATAAGATTTCTGAGAAACACGTAAAACCGGAAGAGTTTCAATCTGCAATTGAAAAACAAATGCCCGTGTTGGTTAACTTCATCAAAGAAAAAGATTTAATCTACATCGACCCATCAAAACCTTTGGTAGTTAGACGTGAGCCTGATTACATGGCTGGTGTTGCAGGTGCATCTATCTCGGCACCGGGACCGTATGATAAAAATGGAAACACTTACTATAATGTAGGTAGTTTAGCCGGTTGGGATAAAGAAAGAGCAGAAAGCTATTTGCGTGAATACAATCACTACATTTTACAAATCTTAAATATTCACGAAGCTATCCCCGGGCATTATACTCAATTAGTGTATAGCAATCAATCACCTAGTTTAATTAAAGCCATATTTGGAAACGGAGCAATGGTAGAAGGCTGGGCCGTTTACACAGAACGCATGATGCTAGAAAGCGGTTACGAAAACAGTGATGAAATGTGGCTCATGTATTATAAGTGGAATTTAAGAACCACTTGCAACACCATTTTAGATTATAGTGTGCACACAAAAGAAATGAGCAAGGAGGCCGCTCTTAATTTATTAATGAACGAAGCATTCCAACAAAAAGCAGAAGCCGAAGGAAAGTGGCGAAGAGTTTCAGTGACTCAAGTACAACTTTGTTCTTATTTTACCGGATATACCGAAATCTATGATTTCCGCGAAGAATTGAAAAAACAAGCCGGTGAAAAATTTAATTTAAAACAATTTCATGAGAAATTTCTCAGCTATGGAAGTGCGCCCGTTAAATACATAAAAGATCTAATGTTAAACGAAATGAACAAACCAGCCAACTAA
- a CDS encoding OmpA family protein: MLKVENSINFSALIDDKMKGLKPLLVRIVFLGCILFCFVANAQIGHKLSGRIYDCKFKTPIKNTIIKLVCIDQRTFETKSDSSGFYFFHDSVLKPSLEYVLTTIAPDETVKVPYGMCQYSYFRNGYLNSADKVKFKTEENISNANIIHDFCLIPIQRSLIIPTVFFKKNSLEFGRSQVDEYDYYVYSGDTAVDCLVDLMKNFPQYVFELAGHADKKEKNPKKLSELRVKKVYDLMVLKGIEKDRLSCKSYGKKQPLEKRDLAYKVIGKLKGPINQRVVVSVLRKDYNLPQKKEIPLINTDEED, translated from the coding sequence ATGCTAAAGGTAGAAAATAGTATTAACTTTAGTGCATTAATTGATGATAAAATGAAGGGCTTAAAACCATTATTAGTCAGGATAGTTTTTTTAGGTTGCATCCTTTTTTGTTTTGTTGCAAATGCACAAATTGGGCATAAGTTATCAGGTAGAATTTATGATTGTAAATTTAAAACACCTATTAAAAATACAATCATTAAATTGGTTTGTATTGATCAGCGAACATTTGAAACAAAAAGTGATTCTTCAGGATTTTATTTTTTTCATGATAGTGTCCTAAAACCGAGTTTAGAATATGTGTTGACTACGATTGCTCCCGATGAAACGGTGAAAGTCCCATACGGAATGTGTCAATATAGTTATTTTCGCAATGGCTATTTGAATTCAGCTGATAAAGTAAAGTTTAAAACGGAAGAAAATATTTCTAATGCGAACATCATTCATGATTTTTGTTTAATTCCTATCCAACGGTCCTTAATTATACCTACCGTTTTTTTCAAAAAAAACAGCTTAGAGTTTGGTAGAAGTCAGGTTGATGAATATGATTATTATGTCTATTCAGGAGATACTGCTGTTGATTGCTTGGTAGATTTAATGAAGAATTTTCCTCAATATGTTTTTGAATTAGCTGGACATGCCGACAAAAAGGAAAAAAATCCGAAGAAACTTTCAGAATTAAGAGTGAAAAAAGTATATGATCTGATGGTTCTGAAAGGAATCGAAAAGGATCGTTTGTCTTGCAAGTCTTATGGCAAAAAACAACCATTGGAAAAGAGAGATTTGGCCTATAAAGTAATTGGTAAATTAAAAGGTCCAATAAATCAAAGGGTTGTTGTATCTGTTCTTAGAAAAGATTATAATCTTCCTCAAAAGAAAGAGATTCCATTAATAAATACGGATGAAGAAGATTAA
- a CDS encoding S9 family peptidase, which yields MLKKIVPFLILSAVVSVAATLVNNDPVKMNYPITRKTDSVDTYFGNKIADPYRWLEDDRSAETGEWVKAQNKVTFDYLATIPFREKVKERLTKIWNFAKVSAPFKKGKNYFFYKNDGIQNQSVLYVQEGLNGKARLLLDPNTLANDGTASLGGMGISKNGKYLAYSINRAGSDWSEIYAMEIETGKKLSDEIKWVKFSDIAWKGDGFYYSAYDAPTGGSELSNKNEYHKVYYHKIGEAQSKDVLVYEDKKNPLRNFSASISEDEKLLLLYGSESTSGTTLAVKELDKPNSAFIQLVNNFENNYGVVHNEGNKLYVITDKGAPKYQLLEIDIHGKPDYENWKKIIPESTDLLESVSLANGKFVAKYLKDVTTRLYVYDMNGKKESEIKLPGVCKVDAFDSDKDDSLAFFSYKTFTAPDVVYKYNMVTNKMTVWFKPEIDFKSDDYETKQVFYTSKDGTKVPMFITHKKGIKLDGTNPCFLFGYGGFNSYYSPEFRIDRAVFLENGGIYAIPGLRGGGDYGEDWHKAGTKCQKQNVFDDFIAAAEYLIKEKYTSSSKLAIHGRSNGGLLVGAVMTQRPDLAKVAIPTVGVLDMLRFHKFTIGWAWTGDYGSSENKEEYNCIIKYSPLHNVKEVAYPATLVTTGDHDDRVVPAHSFKFIATLQEKQKGANPVLIRIDTNAGHGAGKPTSKQIEEYADIWSFVFYNLGMKY from the coding sequence ATGTTAAAAAAAATTGTCCCATTTTTAATCCTTTCTGCAGTTGTTTCGGTTGCAGCTACGCTTGTTAACAATGATCCTGTGAAAATGAACTATCCAATTACTCGCAAAACAGATTCTGTGGATACGTATTTTGGAAACAAAATTGCCGATCCATATCGTTGGCTCGAAGATGATCGTTCTGCAGAAACAGGTGAATGGGTGAAGGCTCAAAATAAAGTAACGTTTGACTATTTGGCAACCATTCCATTCCGAGAAAAAGTAAAGGAACGATTAACGAAGATTTGGAATTTCGCCAAAGTAAGTGCTCCTTTCAAAAAAGGGAAAAATTATTTCTTCTATAAAAATGATGGGATTCAAAATCAAAGTGTCCTCTATGTTCAGGAAGGCTTAAATGGTAAAGCTCGTCTATTACTTGATCCGAATACATTGGCGAACGATGGTACCGCTTCACTTGGAGGAATGGGCATCAGTAAAAATGGTAAGTATTTGGCATATAGCATTAACCGTGCTGGTAGCGATTGGAGTGAGATTTATGCAATGGAAATTGAAACCGGTAAAAAATTATCCGATGAAATTAAGTGGGTGAAATTTTCTGATATCGCATGGAAAGGTGATGGATTTTATTATAGTGCTTATGATGCCCCAACCGGAGGTAGTGAGCTTTCTAATAAAAATGAATATCATAAAGTGTATTATCATAAAATCGGAGAAGCTCAAAGTAAGGATGTATTGGTGTATGAAGATAAAAAAAATCCGTTAAGAAATTTTTCTGCTTCTATTTCAGAAGATGAAAAGTTGTTGCTGTTGTATGGTTCGGAATCTACAAGTGGAACAACGCTAGCCGTTAAGGAACTTGATAAACCCAATTCAGCTTTCATACAGTTAGTAAATAATTTCGAAAACAATTATGGTGTTGTTCACAATGAAGGCAATAAACTTTATGTGATAACGGATAAAGGTGCTCCGAAATACCAACTCTTAGAAATCGATATTCATGGCAAGCCGGATTATGAAAACTGGAAAAAAATAATTCCGGAATCTACTGATTTGTTGGAAAGCGTATCGTTGGCAAATGGGAAGTTTGTTGCAAAATATTTAAAAGATGTGACAACACGTTTGTATGTGTATGATATGAATGGTAAAAAAGAAAGTGAAATTAAATTGCCTGGTGTTTGTAAAGTGGATGCGTTTGATAGTGACAAAGATGATAGCTTAGCTTTCTTTTCCTATAAAACATTTACTGCACCGGATGTGGTTTATAAATACAACATGGTTACCAATAAAATGACCGTTTGGTTCAAGCCGGAAATTGATTTTAAGTCCGATGACTATGAAACCAAACAAGTTTTTTATACCAGCAAGGATGGAACCAAAGTGCCAATGTTTATTACCCATAAAAAAGGTATTAAGTTGGATGGCACAAATCCATGTTTCTTGTTTGGCTATGGTGGTTTTAATTCCTATTACTCTCCGGAGTTCAGAATCGATCGGGCTGTTTTCTTAGAAAATGGAGGGATTTATGCCATTCCAGGATTACGCGGTGGTGGTGATTACGGAGAAGATTGGCACAAGGCAGGAACAAAATGCCAAAAACAAAATGTATTTGATGATTTTATTGCAGCCGCTGAATATTTAATTAAAGAAAAATATACTTCTTCTTCAAAGTTGGCTATCCATGGTCGCTCCAATGGTGGATTGTTGGTTGGTGCAGTGATGACACAGCGTCCGGATTTAGCAAAAGTTGCGATTCCTACGGTTGGTGTTTTGGATATGTTGCGTTTTCATAAATTCACTATCGGGTGGGCGTGGACAGGTGATTATGGCTCAAGTGAAAATAAAGAGGAATACAATTGCATTATTAAGTATTCACCCCTACACAATGTGAAAGAAGTTGCTTATCCTGCAACATTAGTAACTACAGGTGATCACGATGATCGAGTAGTGCCTGCACATTCATTTAAATTTATTGCAACCTTGCAAGAAAAACAAAAGGGCGCAAACCCAGTATTAATTCGTATTGATACCAATGCCGGTCACGGTGCCGGTAAGCCAACATCTAAACAAATTGAAGAGTATGCTGACATTTGGAGTTTTGTGTTTTATAATTTAGGAATGAAATACTAA
- a CDS encoding PD40 domain-containing protein, with protein sequence MKRISIFVLILFWAINNLAQNASETATPFLPELFSQFPNVRDIALSPSGDEVYFTVQSYVEGSSSIAYSQKVNGKWSEAKMAAFSGRFNDLEPFFYLDGLRLYFVSNRAVDDKSLEIKDYDIWYVERKSIKEDWSDPINLGAPVNSVGNEFYPSLSKNGNLYFTSDNLPSLSKGRDDIFMSAFVSGKYTSPVLLSDSINTTEYEFNAFVAADESYLIYTGYNRAGGVGSGDLYISFKNKKGEWTSSLNLSKEINSDKMDYCPFVDEKNETLYFTSKRNSVKTIFEKQYSLIELLKEMNKYENGLSRIYTVDISSLLKR encoded by the coding sequence ATGAAACGCATATCTATTTTTGTTCTAATACTGTTTTGGGCAATCAACAATCTTGCTCAAAATGCATCCGAAACTGCAACACCTTTTCTGCCGGAATTGTTTTCTCAGTTTCCGAATGTGCGAGACATTGCCTTGTCGCCATCCGGAGATGAAGTTTATTTTACTGTCCAAAGTTATGTCGAAGGAAGTTCCTCTATTGCTTATTCCCAAAAAGTAAATGGAAAATGGAGTGAAGCAAAAATGGCGGCATTCTCAGGAAGGTTCAATGATTTGGAGCCGTTTTTTTATTTGGATGGTTTGAGATTGTATTTTGTTTCAAATCGCGCGGTGGATGATAAATCCTTAGAAATAAAAGATTATGATATTTGGTATGTGGAGCGCAAATCAATCAAGGAGGATTGGTCGGATCCAATAAATTTGGGCGCACCTGTTAATTCTGTTGGAAATGAATTCTATCCTTCGCTTTCAAAAAATGGTAATTTGTATTTTACTTCCGATAACTTGCCTTCGTTATCAAAAGGAAGGGATGATATTTTTATGTCTGCATTTGTAAGCGGCAAATACACGTCCCCAGTTTTATTGAGCGATTCCATTAATACAACGGAGTATGAGTTTAATGCATTTGTTGCAGCGGACGAGTCGTATTTAATTTACACCGGTTATAATCGTGCAGGTGGCGTTGGCAGCGGTGATTTATATATTAGTTTTAAAAATAAAAAAGGTGAATGGACTTCCTCCCTTAATTTGAGTAAAGAAATTAATTCAGATAAAATGGATTATTGTCCGTTTGTGGATGAGAAGAACGAAACGCTTTATTTTACAAGCAAACGGAATTCTGTCAAAACAATTTTTGAAAAACAATATTCATTAATCGAGTTGTTGAAGGAAATGAATAAATATGAAAATGGTTTGAGTCGGATCTACACGGTTGATATTTCATCTCTCCTAAAACGGTAA
- a CDS encoding T9SS type A sorting domain-containing protein — protein MKKLLFVTLSFLVLNVGAIVANPGDTIRVQTFTFGSPQNAWFVFPSDTVRFEKILMRYTLKCNPAQTPPCGEWDYLTYTYLYDHTGLLDSTLINQPTYTMNGASPDSVMYMNTPSFSYDTHWQYTAVHTDTTSLNTYAVGAGTTNDVFPFGASAPVSRTQYLWKASEISAAGMTAGNITGLQFYLQTLGAQMQNMTIHIKAVTLDSLSQSTFNNSGFTTVYSQNTQFTTLGWNSLQLTTPFNWDGVSNLLVEITYENMATAIDNIVAASTTTFNSGLTNSGTDRVASFGTYGYVDVPMNSNLVAIDSFVTVAFWCFGAPAQPMDGTAFEAVDSLDRRLLNSHLPWSDSNVYWDAGYGGTAYDRINKAAVTSEIEGQWNYWTFTKNVATGSMKIYLNGVLWHSGTAKVKSMQGISKFKIGRGNWAGSQTYAGKIDEFAVFNVELNATTILNYMNQKITPSHPNYANLALYYQCNDGNYATFADAAPGTHAAASLVSVDNPLKSASELISQFSQTTLRPNITFEQGVFTTVIDSTLIVDSTMNAPIQIVTYTDSTSNPGMPVDTMIVWPSYYNNYVYDVNGIATDSSFVTPDSTLHLLYYQWYKKFPQVLRYELARYITPYGNGLSLGSGWTWTFDVSDYRTLLADSVHLEAGNWQELLSMEFLMIEGTPPRDVVDIQNLWNGGFDYGNPTDPIDNHLLPLNKTIPVNGVTTRWKSRITGHGMDTPENCAEFCAKTHYFEVNGVQQFSKLVWRDNCDVNPLYPQGGTWVYDRANWCPGAEVWTYDFELTPFTTPGGTINLDHDVQAYSHTGGWDYYQIEDQLVSYSAPNFTLDAALEDILSPSKDQMWARMNPVCTAPVIKIRNTGSTTLTSLTITYGMNGATPSVYTWTGSLPFMESATVTLGTFNWAMGASDFTVTISNPNGGVDQYAFNNEKVNKYTYPAVMPSPFVIEFRTNNYPWEDMYTLKDDAGTTIVSRNGATLSANTIYKDTVTLANGCYTLEMRDTGEDGLAFWANPSQGSGYLRLRKVTPSSIIKTYPTDFGGQIYQQFTVGLTSSMDDYFLVDNTTLSVYPNPSDGHVFIDINMTTKQDGVVDIVDVLGKNVYHYEFKSLTAESVEADLSHLQSGVYFVVLKSGKELITKKLIIR, from the coding sequence ATGAAAAAACTACTCTTTGTTACATTATCTTTTCTTGTGTTGAACGTTGGCGCAATTGTGGCGAATCCAGGTGATACCATTCGCGTGCAAACATTTACTTTTGGTTCTCCTCAAAATGCATGGTTCGTCTTCCCATCAGATACTGTCCGTTTCGAAAAAATATTGATGCGATACACTTTAAAATGTAATCCGGCCCAAACACCTCCTTGTGGAGAATGGGATTATTTAACCTACACCTATTTATATGATCATACCGGTTTGTTGGATTCAACTCTCATTAATCAGCCTACTTATACTATGAATGGTGCATCTCCGGATAGTGTGATGTATATGAATACGCCTTCGTTTTCGTATGATACACATTGGCAGTACACTGCTGTACACACCGATACAACATCTTTGAATACCTATGCGGTTGGGGCAGGAACAACAAACGATGTGTTTCCATTTGGCGCATCTGCTCCTGTATCCAGAACACAATATTTGTGGAAAGCATCTGAAATTTCTGCAGCTGGAATGACTGCCGGAAATATTACTGGCTTGCAATTTTATCTGCAAACATTGGGAGCGCAAATGCAAAACATGACGATTCACATCAAGGCGGTTACCTTAGATTCCTTATCACAAAGCACATTTAATAACTCTGGTTTTACCACAGTATATTCTCAAAACACTCAATTTACAACTTTGGGTTGGAATAGCTTGCAGTTGACAACTCCATTTAATTGGGATGGTGTTTCCAATTTGTTAGTTGAAATTACTTATGAAAATATGGCAACAGCCATCGACAATATTGTTGCTGCATCCACTACAACATTTAATTCTGGATTAACAAATTCAGGAACAGATCGAGTTGCTTCTTTTGGAACCTATGGCTATGTAGATGTTCCAATGAATTCGAATTTAGTTGCAATCGATTCTTTTGTTACCGTTGCATTCTGGTGTTTTGGTGCTCCCGCTCAGCCAATGGATGGAACGGCATTTGAAGCGGTAGATTCGTTGGACAGAAGATTATTAAACAGCCATTTGCCTTGGAGTGATAGCAATGTATATTGGGATGCAGGATATGGCGGAACGGCTTATGATAGAATTAATAAAGCAGCAGTAACTTCTGAAATTGAAGGACAATGGAACTATTGGACCTTCACAAAAAATGTTGCAACCGGCTCCATGAAAATTTATTTGAACGGTGTGCTGTGGCATAGTGGAACTGCAAAGGTTAAATCCATGCAAGGCATTTCGAAATTTAAAATCGGAAGAGGTAATTGGGCAGGTTCGCAAACGTATGCGGGAAAAATTGATGAGTTTGCTGTTTTTAATGTCGAGTTAAATGCAACAACGATTCTAAACTACATGAATCAGAAAATTACTCCTTCGCATCCGAATTATGCAAACCTTGCATTGTATTACCAATGCAATGATGGAAATTATGCTACGTTTGCAGATGCGGCTCCCGGAACACATGCTGCAGCAAGCTTAGTAAGTGTCGACAATCCATTGAAAAGTGCGTCTGAATTAATCTCTCAATTTTCGCAAACAACTTTACGTCCAAATATTACATTTGAACAAGGTGTATTCACTACAGTAATCGATTCTACATTAATTGTGGATTCAACAATGAATGCTCCAATTCAAATTGTTACCTATACGGATTCAACTAGTAATCCTGGTATGCCGGTTGATACCATGATTGTTTGGCCATCTTATTATAATAATTATGTATATGACGTAAATGGTATCGCAACTGATTCTTCTTTCGTTACTCCGGATAGTACATTGCATTTATTATATTATCAATGGTATAAAAAATTTCCGCAAGTGCTTCGTTATGAATTGGCACGTTACATCACACCGTACGGAAATGGGTTGAGCTTAGGCAGTGGGTGGACATGGACATTTGATGTTAGTGATTACCGAACTTTGCTTGCAGACAGCGTTCATTTAGAAGCTGGAAATTGGCAAGAATTGTTGAGCATGGAATTTTTAATGATTGAAGGAACTCCTCCAAGAGATGTTGTTGATATTCAAAATTTATGGAATGGTGGATTTGATTATGGTAACCCAACTGATCCGATTGATAATCATTTGTTGCCACTCAATAAAACAATACCTGTCAATGGTGTAACAACGCGTTGGAAGTCTCGAATAACTGGTCATGGAATGGATACTCCTGAAAACTGCGCTGAATTTTGTGCGAAAACACATTACTTCGAAGTGAACGGTGTTCAACAATTTTCAAAATTGGTATGGCGCGACAACTGTGATGTGAACCCGTTATATCCTCAAGGTGGAACATGGGTGTATGACCGCGCAAACTGGTGCCCGGGTGCAGAAGTATGGACGTATGATTTTGAGTTAACTCCGTTTACAACTCCGGGTGGAACAATTAATTTAGATCACGATGTACAAGCTTATTCGCACACTGGTGGTTGGGATTATTATCAAATTGAAGATCAGTTAGTGAGTTATAGTGCACCAAACTTTACATTGGATGCCGCTCTGGAAGATATCTTGTCGCCCAGCAAAGATCAAATGTGGGCGCGTATGAATCCGGTTTGTACTGCACCCGTAATTAAAATTAGAAATACAGGTTCAACCACATTAACTTCTTTAACAATTACCTATGGCATGAATGGTGCAACACCATCTGTATACACATGGACAGGTAGTTTACCATTTATGGAATCAGCAACGGTTACATTGGGAACATTTAATTGGGCAATGGGCGCTTCCGATTTTACTGTTACCATCAGTAATCCAAATGGTGGTGTTGATCAATATGCATTCAACAATGAGAAAGTAAATAAATATACGTATCCTGCTGTAATGCCTTCTCCATTTGTGATTGAATTCAGAACAAACAATTATCCGTGGGAAGATATGTACACGTTGAAAGATGATGCAGGAACAACAATTGTTTCCAGAAATGGTGCAACACTAAGTGCAAATACTATTTATAAAGATACCGTAACGTTGGCAAATGGTTGCTATACGCTTGAGATGAGAGATACCGGTGAAGATGGATTGGCATTCTGGGCAAACCCATCACAAGGAAGTGGCTATTTAAGATTGCGAAAAGTAACACCTTCGTCAATTATAAAAACCTACCCAACAGATTTTGGTGGACAAATTTATCAGCAGTTTACGGTAGGCTTAACCAGTTCGATGGACGATTATTTTTTAGTTGATAATACCACATTAAGTGTCTATCCAAATCCGTCAGATGGACATGTTTTTATTGATATTAATATGACAACGAAACAAGATGGAGTTGTGGATATTGTGGATGTACTTGGTAAGAATGTATATCATTATGAATTTAAAAGTTTAACCGCTGAAAGTGTTGAAGCTGATTTATCGCATCTGCAAAGTGGTGTTTATTTTGTTGTACTAAAATCTGGTAAGGAGTTGATTACCAAAAAGTTGATTATTCGATAA
- the fahA gene encoding fumarylacetoacetase, with the protein MIKANDPSLKSWIEVQPNSDFPIQNLPFGIFKTQSSSPRVGIAIGDQVLDLAILNKLGFLDKLKIDNSIFTNQYLNDFIALGKSTTSAVRELVSHLLNENTPDLRDNKEARAKVFQYISNVQMLMPVRVGDYTDFYSSIDHATNVGTMFRDPNNALLPNWKHLPVGYHGRASSIVISGTDFHRPKGQTKPVETEPPVFGPSKLLDFELETAFIIGKGTQLGESVTTAAAEDHIFGMVLFNDWSARDIQTWEYVPLGPFLAKNFASTVSPWVVTMDALEPFRVPGYKQEPKVLPYLEYTGNKNIDINLDVFIAPEKGEENLVSHSNYKFMYWTMEQQLAHHTVNGCNINVGDMMASGTISGPTPDSFGSMLEISWRGTKPVKMKDGSERKFINDNDTVIIRGYCEKEGIRIGFGEAKGKVLPAI; encoded by the coding sequence ATGATAAAAGCAAACGACCCCTCATTAAAATCCTGGATAGAAGTACAACCCAACAGCGATTTCCCTATACAAAATTTACCTTTTGGTATTTTCAAAACACAGAGTTCCAGTCCGCGTGTTGGTATCGCTATTGGCGATCAAGTGTTGGACTTAGCCATATTAAACAAGTTGGGCTTTTTAGACAAGTTAAAAATTGACAACTCCATCTTTACCAACCAATATTTGAATGATTTTATTGCATTAGGAAAATCAACAACTTCTGCTGTTCGTGAATTGGTTTCTCATTTGCTGAATGAAAACACCCCTGATTTGCGCGACAACAAAGAAGCGAGAGCAAAAGTATTTCAATATATTAGTAATGTACAAATGCTTATGCCTGTAAGAGTTGGCGACTACACCGATTTTTATTCCAGCATCGATCATGCTACCAATGTAGGAACAATGTTTCGTGACCCGAATAATGCATTGTTACCGAACTGGAAACATTTACCCGTAGGTTACCATGGAAGGGCTTCTTCTATCGTTATTTCTGGAACTGATTTTCACCGTCCTAAAGGACAAACAAAACCGGTTGAAACGGAGCCTCCTGTATTTGGACCTAGTAAATTATTGGATTTTGAATTAGAAACCGCTTTTATTATCGGCAAAGGAACACAACTTGGAGAAAGTGTAACAACTGCTGCTGCTGAAGATCATATTTTTGGAATGGTTTTGTTTAATGATTGGAGTGCGCGCGACATTCAAACATGGGAATATGTTCCACTTGGACCCTTCCTTGCGAAAAATTTTGCGTCTACCGTTTCTCCTTGGGTGGTGACCATGGACGCATTGGAACCATTCCGAGTTCCAGGGTATAAGCAAGAACCAAAAGTATTACCTTATTTAGAATATACCGGAAATAAAAACATTGACATCAACCTGGATGTTTTTATTGCACCGGAAAAAGGAGAAGAAAATTTAGTGTCGCATTCCAATTATAAATTTATGTATTGGACCATGGAGCAACAATTGGCTCACCATACCGTAAATGGTTGCAACATTAATGTTGGGGACATGATGGCCTCCGGAACAATCAGTGGCCCTACGCCAGATTCATTTGGATCTATGCTCGAAATCTCGTGGAGAGGAACCAAACCAGTGAAGATGAAAGATGGCAGCGAACGCAAATTCATTAATGATAACGACACCGTAATTATTCGTGGATATTGCGAAAAAGAAGGTATTCGCATAGGATTTGGGGAAGCGAAAGGGAAAGTTTTACCGGCAATCTAA
- a CDS encoding energy transducer TonB has protein sequence MQKIVILFFFIVSLSCFAQDTKGTIKVKKVESANKDTVASSNIGLDTMLVSVTAPLTIVEKMPTFPGGQKEMDSFIQKNIKNPTVEKKGGNQVTVWVTFKVEVDGTLSDVKLLKGINGSVNLDLEAIRVVKMMPKWNPGMQNGRNVEVQVNLPINFKLK, from the coding sequence ATGCAAAAAATAGTCATTCTCTTCTTTTTTATAGTCTCTCTTTCCTGTTTTGCACAGGATACGAAAGGTACAATTAAAGTTAAGAAGGTGGAGTCTGCAAATAAGGATACGGTTGCGTCAAGCAATATTGGTCTTGATACAATGCTAGTTTCAGTAACGGCACCTCTTACAATAGTAGAAAAAATGCCAACTTTCCCAGGTGGTCAAAAAGAAATGGATTCATTTATTCAAAAAAATATAAAGAATCCTACAGTTGAAAAAAAAGGAGGAAATCAAGTTACTGTTTGGGTGACATTTAAAGTTGAGGTGGATGGAACTCTTTCAGATGTAAAGCTTTTAAAAGGAATAAATGGCAGTGTAAATCTTGATTTGGAAGCGATAAGAGTTGTAAAAATGATGCCTAAGTGGAATCCTGGAATGCAAAATGGCAGAAATGTGGAGGTGCAAGTTAATCTACCCATTAACTTTAAATTGAAATGA